A single genomic interval of Aureliella helgolandensis harbors:
- a CDS encoding DoxX family protein, with protein sequence MAAFLVFATASGKFTDWDAKAEMFGHLGWNDSLIFKIGIVEVALAVLYLIPRAGFIGATLLTAYLGEATATHVRVGDPFFFAIIIARVVWIALGLRDPRVFQLAYHAQPIPAPNEEKSQMGT encoded by the coding sequence TTGGCAGCATTCCTCGTATTTGCAACCGCGAGCGGTAAGTTCACTGACTGGGACGCCAAAGCAGAGATGTTCGGCCATCTTGGATGGAACGACAGCCTGATTTTCAAAATCGGCATCGTTGAAGTCGCGTTGGCAGTATTGTACCTGATCCCTCGAGCTGGATTTATTGGCGCAACTCTGTTGACGGCCTACTTGGGGGAAGCAACAGCAACCCACGTACGAGTTGGTGATCCGTTTTTCTTTGCCATCATCATCGCTAGGGTGGTGTGGATCGCGCTGGGCCTGCGTGACCCGCGCGTGTTTCAACTGGCCTATCACGCCCAACCGATTCCTGCCCCCAATGAGGAGAAGTCACAAATGGGCACATGA
- a CDS encoding YciI family protein, giving the protein MKYMLLIYGAEDCWTEDDRNTCMIESMAICDELEKEGKWIASSPLRSVTTATSVRVRDGKRQITDGPFAETTEQLGGYYIIDVNDRDEAIEIASRLAPAKKGTVEIRPLLPLPDSLSLPETEAISQAPSDTETPRNYILLMYAEEGAWPPEEHAPALAESVELCHQLHAKGQFVSAAPLQPPAEATCVRVRNGSRAVVDGPFPETKEQLGGYFLIRVANLDEAIAIAAKIAGSRRGTAEIRPIETLSERNQTSRIQTEAK; this is encoded by the coding sequence ATGAAGTACATGTTATTGATTTACGGTGCTGAGGATTGTTGGACCGAGGACGATCGCAATACGTGCATGATCGAGTCCATGGCGATCTGCGACGAGCTCGAAAAGGAAGGCAAGTGGATTGCGTCCTCGCCGCTGCGCTCCGTGACGACGGCCACCAGCGTTCGAGTCCGCGACGGCAAACGTCAAATCACCGACGGCCCCTTCGCTGAAACAACGGAACAGCTTGGCGGCTACTACATCATTGATGTCAACGACCGCGATGAAGCGATCGAGATCGCCAGCAGATTAGCGCCAGCCAAGAAAGGGACGGTCGAGATTAGACCGCTTCTTCCGTTGCCCGATTCGTTGTCGTTGCCCGAGACAGAGGCAATTAGTCAGGCACCAAGCGATACGGAAACACCGAGAAATTACATCTTGCTGATGTATGCCGAGGAAGGTGCTTGGCCGCCCGAGGAACATGCTCCCGCGTTGGCGGAATCGGTCGAACTCTGCCATCAACTGCATGCGAAAGGTCAATTCGTTTCGGCAGCGCCTCTTCAGCCGCCGGCAGAAGCAACCTGTGTGCGTGTTCGCAACGGTAGTCGTGCGGTCGTAGATGGCCCCTTTCCGGAAACCAAAGAACAGCTCGGCGGCTATTTTCTGATCCGTGTTGCAAATCTCGACGAAGCAATTGCCATCGCCGCCAAGATAGCCGGCTCACGACGAGGAACCGCCGAGATTCGCCCGATTGAAACTCTATCGGAACGGAATCAGACCTCGCGCATTCAAACGGAGGCCAAATGA
- a CDS encoding YciI family protein encodes MKVVVFVKATKSSEAGEMPDQKLLTDMGTFNEELVKAGIMKAGEGLKPSSEGVRVHFSGANRSVTDGPFAETKELVAGYWLWEVASMQEAIDWVKRCPNPMMEDSDIEIRPLYTMEDFSETDLTLDLSHQEGSLREKITMQQTVVQPYLFFGGRCDEALAFYEQALGANVLMKMKFSESPDPVPEGMLQPGFEDKVMHASFQVGKMTLMASDGCGDATSHEGFRLALSVENESVCDRLFAALAEGGKIDMPLGKTFWSPRYGMVTDNFGIGWMVMVPGEQP; translated from the coding sequence ATGAAAGTAGTCGTCTTTGTCAAAGCAACCAAGAGTTCCGAAGCCGGAGAAATGCCAGACCAAAAACTTCTGACGGACATGGGCACGTTCAACGAAGAACTGGTCAAAGCTGGGATCATGAAAGCAGGCGAAGGATTGAAGCCGAGTTCCGAAGGTGTTCGAGTTCACTTCAGTGGTGCGAATCGAAGCGTGACTGATGGCCCGTTCGCCGAAACCAAAGAACTTGTAGCGGGATATTGGTTGTGGGAAGTCGCTTCGATGCAGGAAGCAATCGATTGGGTGAAGCGATGTCCCAATCCGATGATGGAAGATTCGGACATTGAGATTCGTCCGCTGTACACAATGGAAGACTTCTCTGAAACGGATCTCACGCTGGACTTGAGCCATCAAGAAGGCAGTCTTCGTGAGAAGATTACGATGCAGCAAACTGTGGTTCAGCCGTACCTCTTTTTCGGCGGTCGCTGCGACGAAGCGTTGGCTTTCTACGAGCAGGCACTGGGGGCAAACGTCTTGATGAAGATGAAATTCAGTGAAAGTCCCGATCCTGTGCCGGAAGGAATGCTACAGCCGGGATTTGAGGACAAGGTGATGCACGCCTCCTTCCAAGTTGGCAAGATGACACTGATGGCGTCCGATGGCTGTGGAGACGCGACAAGCCATGAAGGATTTCGGTTGGCTTTGTCGGTGGAGAACGAGTCAGTTTGCGATCGCCTGTTCGCGGCCCTTGCCGAAGGTGGCAAAATCGACATGCCGCTGGGCAAGACGTTCTGGTCACCACGATACGGCATGGTCACCGACAATTTTGGAATTGGCTGGATGGTGATGGTTCCCGGGGAACAGCCGTAG
- a CDS encoding VOC family protein, with protein MKTNPICWFEIYVQDLDRAQKFYETVLCTELTKLDAPVPELEMLAFPMEMDGAGAAGALVKMDGVPSGGGGTLVYFACDDCATEASRIESAGGKIHKAKLSIGEYGFMVLAVDTEGNMFGLHSQK; from the coding sequence ATGAAAACGAATCCAATATGCTGGTTTGAAATTTACGTCCAAGACCTTGACCGCGCACAGAAGTTCTACGAGACAGTGCTTTGCACAGAACTCACGAAACTGGACGCACCTGTGCCTGAACTCGAAATGCTGGCTTTCCCGATGGAAATGGATGGTGCTGGAGCGGCGGGCGCGTTGGTCAAAATGGATGGTGTTCCATCAGGTGGTGGCGGCACGCTGGTATATTTCGCTTGCGACGACTGTGCAACCGAGGCGTCACGCATCGAATCCGCTGGAGGCAAGATCCACAAAGCGAAACTGTCAATCGGCGAGTACGGCTTCATGGTGTTGGCGGTCGATACCGAGGGCAATATGTTTGGGTTACACTCACAAAAGTAA